The [Bacillus] selenitireducens MLS10 genome includes a region encoding these proteins:
- the lepA gene encoding translation elongation factor 4, translating into MKPEERLKRRDRIRNFSIIAHIDHGKSTLADRILEKTSALTQREMKDQMLDAMDLERERGITIKLNAVQLTYTANDGEEYIFHLIDTPGHVDFAYEVSRSLAACEGALLIVDAAQGIEAQTLANVYLALDNDLEIIPVINKIDLPSAEPERVKAEVEEVIGLPMDDCILASAKDGVGIDEILESIVKHVPAPAGDPEAPLKAMIFDSLYDPYRGVIVYMRVMEGTVKPGDKIKMMATGKEFEAQEIGVFTPKPTEKEELTVGDVGYMIASIKNVADSRVGDTVTHAKRQTAEPMPGYRKLNPMVFCGLYPLDTNKYNDLREALEKLELNDASLQFEAESSQALGFGFRCGFLGLLHMEIIQERIEREFNIDLITTAPSVIYEINLTDGEQLIIDNPSNMPDSQQIDYVSEPFVKAEVMVPNEYVGPVMEICQKKRGEYQDMKYLDANRVNIVYEIPLSEIVYDFFDTLKSSTKGYASFDYEMIGYKESRLVKMDILLNGESIDALSVIVHRDSAYERGKIIVEKLKELIPRQQFEVPVQASIGNKIIARSTIKAMRKNVLAKCYGGDISRKRKLLEKQKEGKRRMKSVGNVEVPQEAFMSVLSMNNDD; encoded by the coding sequence ATGAAACCAGAAGAACGTTTGAAAAGAAGAGACCGGATCCGGAATTTCTCGATTATTGCCCATATTGATCACGGAAAATCTACGCTCGCAGACCGGATTCTTGAAAAAACCAGTGCGCTGACGCAAAGAGAGATGAAAGATCAGATGCTCGATGCAATGGATCTCGAGCGTGAACGTGGTATTACCATCAAATTAAATGCTGTTCAACTGACATACACGGCCAATGATGGCGAAGAATATATCTTTCACTTAATCGATACACCCGGACATGTCGACTTTGCTTATGAAGTCTCACGAAGTCTCGCAGCCTGTGAAGGGGCACTTCTGATCGTGGATGCTGCACAGGGAATTGAGGCACAGACACTTGCCAACGTCTATCTCGCTCTGGATAACGACCTGGAGATCATTCCGGTTATTAATAAAATCGATTTGCCGAGTGCGGAACCCGAACGGGTGAAGGCAGAGGTCGAAGAGGTTATCGGTCTGCCGATGGATGACTGTATATTGGCTTCGGCCAAGGATGGTGTCGGTATCGACGAAATCCTTGAATCTATTGTCAAACATGTGCCTGCTCCGGCAGGAGATCCGGAAGCGCCATTAAAAGCGATGATTTTCGATTCGCTATATGATCCTTACCGTGGCGTTATTGTCTATATGAGGGTTATGGAAGGTACGGTAAAGCCGGGTGATAAAATTAAAATGATGGCAACCGGAAAAGAATTTGAAGCTCAGGAAATCGGTGTATTCACACCGAAACCGACGGAAAAAGAAGAGTTAACGGTCGGTGACGTCGGGTATATGATTGCATCCATAAAAAATGTGGCGGATTCCCGTGTCGGTGATACGGTTACACATGCGAAACGTCAGACGGCTGAACCGATGCCGGGTTACCGGAAATTGAACCCGATGGTCTTTTGCGGTTTGTATCCCCTCGATACGAATAAGTATAATGATTTACGGGAAGCCCTCGAGAAGCTCGAACTGAATGATGCGTCCCTTCAGTTTGAAGCTGAGTCTTCCCAAGCGCTCGGTTTTGGTTTTCGCTGCGGATTCCTAGGTCTTCTGCACATGGAGATCATTCAGGAGCGCATCGAACGTGAATTCAATATCGATCTTATTACCACAGCGCCAAGTGTTATTTATGAAATCAACCTGACGGACGGTGAACAGCTGATTATTGATAATCCGTCAAACATGCCGGATTCTCAACAGATTGATTATGTCAGCGAACCTTTTGTCAAAGCGGAAGTGATGGTTCCCAACGAATACGTGGGACCTGTCATGGAGATTTGCCAGAAAAAACGGGGAGAGTATCAGGATATGAAATATCTTGATGCCAACCGGGTCAATATTGTTTATGAAATCCCGTTATCGGAAATTGTTTATGATTTCTTTGACACACTGAAGTCAAGCACAAAAGGGTATGCTTCCTTTGATTACGAAATGATCGGCTATAAAGAAAGTCGTCTTGTCAAGATGGATATTCTTTTGAATGGGGAGTCCATTGATGCCCTGTCTGTTATTGTCCACAGAGATTCAGCTTACGAACGCGGTAAGATAATTGTTGAGAAATTGAAGGAACTGATCCCAAGGCAGCAATTTGAAGTGCCGGTTCAGGCCAGTATCGGAAATAAAATCATCGCAAGATCAACGATCAAAGCGATGCGTAAAAACGTACTGGCAAAGTGTTATGGCGGGGACATTTCCCGAAAACGCAAA
- the rpsT gene encoding 30S ribosomal protein S20, giving the protein MANIKSAKKRVLTNEKRRAQNASFKSDLRSSVKVFNTKVEQKDVEGAKAAFTTAVKKIDKAVNRGVYHKNKAARQKSALQQKMNGLGA; this is encoded by the coding sequence ATGGCAAATATTAAATCGGCTAAGAAACGCGTACTGACAAACGAAAAGCGTCGTGCTCAAAATGCATCTTTCAAGTCAGATCTGCGCAGTTCTGTAAAAGTGTTCAATACTAAAGTTGAACAAAAAGACGTTGAAGGTGCGAAAGCCGCTTTCACAACAGCAGTTAAGAAAATTGACAAGGCTGTGAACCGTGGTGTTTACCACAAGAACAAGGCTGCCCGTCAAAAATCTGCTCTTCAGCAGAAAATGAACGGATTAGGCGCATAA
- the holA gene encoding DNA polymerase III subunit delta, giving the protein MSYMKLIQDIDQGNMDRVYVLYGTETYLMEDVMQRILRQSLSDDEYDFNYSKFDMNEIPIELAVEEAFTFPFMGGKRVVLIRDPWFLTAQKPKTDVEHNTDALLTYVSQAPEETVMIIMASYEKLDERKKLVKELKKQTRVFKAEPMSERELRDWISAKSADAEVQFEKEAADAFLTLTGADLMIMSSEINKLTLYAADGGVITKEIVYDLVARSLEEDIFALVDATVKQRIDEAMKIYKDLLKQKEAPIKILALVVRQFRILHQVKELKDQGYSEKAMAGKLKIHPYVVKLAAKQVSSFRKHDLLKQIDELAELDHQIKTGRISDELGVELFILKRNKSMEV; this is encoded by the coding sequence ATGTCTTATATGAAGCTTATCCAGGATATTGATCAGGGGAACATGGATCGTGTTTATGTGCTTTACGGCACTGAAACGTACCTGATGGAGGACGTGATGCAGCGTATCCTGCGTCAGTCTCTGTCAGATGATGAATATGATTTTAATTACAGTAAATTTGATATGAATGAAATTCCGATTGAGCTTGCGGTGGAAGAAGCATTTACCTTCCCGTTTATGGGAGGCAAGCGGGTTGTATTGATCCGTGATCCGTGGTTTTTGACTGCCCAGAAACCGAAAACGGATGTGGAACATAATACCGATGCGCTTTTGACCTATGTATCACAGGCCCCTGAAGAGACCGTAATGATTATTATGGCTTCCTATGAAAAGCTCGATGAGCGTAAAAAACTGGTCAAGGAACTGAAGAAACAGACTAGAGTTTTTAAAGCCGAACCTATGAGTGAACGTGAATTGAGAGACTGGATCTCCGCTAAATCTGCGGATGCGGAGGTGCAATTTGAGAAGGAAGCAGCTGATGCTTTTTTAACATTGACGGGCGCAGATCTCATGATCATGTCTTCTGAAATCAATAAACTCACTCTCTATGCCGCAGACGGCGGGGTGATCACAAAAGAGATCGTTTACGATCTCGTGGCGAGGTCTCTCGAAGAAGATATTTTTGCTCTCGTGGATGCAACGGTTAAACAGCGGATTGATGAAGCGATGAAAATTTATAAAGATTTGCTAAAGCAAAAAGAGGCGCCAATTAAAATACTGGCCCTTGTGGTGAGGCAGTTCAGAATTCTTCATCAGGTTAAAGAATTAAAAGACCAGGGATACAGTGAAAAAGCGATGGCGGGGAAACTGAAGATTCATCCCTATGTGGTAAAACTTGCAGCCAAACAGGTTTCAAGCTTCCGTAAACATGATTTGTTAAAGCAGATTGATGAACTGGCCGAATTAGATCATCAGATTAAAACCGGACGAATTTCAGACGAACTTGGTGTCGAGCTGTTTATCCTGAAACGGAATAAAAGCATGGAGGTTTGA
- a CDS encoding YqzM family protein has protein sequence MNEFEKDVQSKRNDAIDSGIGFVASFGFFATIFIIANVIDLFFGG, from the coding sequence ATGAACGAATTCGAAAAGGATGTTCAATCCAAACGAAATGATGCCATCGACAGCGGTATAGGTTTCGTAGCAAGTTTTGGGTTTTTTGCAACTATTTTCATCATTGCGAACGTCATCGATCTCTTTTTTGGTGGATGA